The Pirellulaceae bacterium DNA segment GGACGGACCTCGCTGTTCATCAGTATCGCGATCATCGCGGCTGTATTGGTGACCGCGACTTGGCAGTTCTACGGCGCTTTTACCTGTTTGATCCTGGTGGATTTCGTCTGGAATGCTTGGCACTTTGCCTCTCAGCACGGAGGCATTTTGCGGATCTACGGTCGCATGGGAGGCGGTGGGCATCCCACCTTGGAGCGATATGCATTTCGGACGTTTGTCACCTACACCGCGCTGCGAACGGCTGGCTGGTTAACCGGATGGACGGAAGATGTGAGTTGGGCTCGAACGACCATGCTGTCGCTCGATTTTCTGGTATTGATTCTGCCCGTCGTGTTGCTCAGTTTGGAGTTTTTCAACCGTCCGCTGGAACGACTCGGAAAGGTTTTGTACCTCAGCAGCGTGCTAGGCATGTACGTGGCCACCCTGTTTGCGATTCGCAGTGGTCAGCATTATGCCGTGATTGCCTTGGTGGTCGCGTCGGCTGCCTTTCATTCGGTTGAGTACATGGCGATTGTCACCTTCTACGCTCGGCGGAGGTGTGATTCCGGATCAGATGCACCGTTCCAACGGATGGCACGCAATTGGCTCCGCATCCTCACTCTGTATATCATCTGTATTGGGGTGGTGTCTCGCTACACCGATAGCCACCTCAAGGATTTCTATATTGGCATCAATTTGTGGGCTGCTTTTCTACATTACGCCTACGACGGCATGATTTGGAAGCTCAGGCGACCTGAGACTGCGAAAGCGCTCGATGTGCAATTGAAGTCTAACAGGGCAGAAACGGGGCGGGCCAACGGATGAACGAATCAAGCACTGTTGCTGAAAAAAAAATCCGTTCGTTTGCAATTGGAATTGCATTTGGGAGTTTCGCCATTCCCTGGTGGGCGATTACCTGGGCGGGTGTGGAGCAATTTCAAGACTGGCCTGCCGCCGCGGCACCCTTTGGGCTAAATCGGATCCTGATTGCACATCTGGTAGCTGCGTTGCCGTTCTGTTTTTGGATTAGTTGGAGAGTATCTTCGATCCTCAAGCATCAGTTGGCATTTTTGATCTGTATCGCAGTGGGTGTATTGCTGGCTCTGCTTTCCTCAAGGACCGCCAACCAAATCGCTGAAATGATTCTGCTGTACGGTGGCGGTTTCAACCTTCTGTGGCGCACGCTGTGGGTAGTCGTCTTGGCCATTCCCTGGTGTCTGGCTACGGTCTTTATTCTCAAGAACAAGCTCGGCATCGAGAAGCCTTTCTGGTCGGATGGTCTCACCGCCATGCTCTTGCTTGTCGTGCCGTTTGTATACTCGGATTATGTCATCGAAAGACAGTCGATTTTGTTGCGGCATAGTCTGGTGATGGAGCAGTATTCGACAGCTCTGAAGCTGACTGAAAAACTAGCTGTGATCGGGAGTAAGCCGCTGCTCGAGCAGCCATCAGGGACCTTGTTAGAGCAGCTGCAGGCGACGGTCAGCCAATTGGAAACATCAGTATCGAAGCCTTTGCCAGACGATCCATCGCGTCAGCAGTTATTGCAGCGCGCTCAGGAATTGTTCAGTCTTGGACAATTTGAACCAGTGAAACAGCTGGTTGGTGCCCGGGCAAACGTTGATCCAATGGCCAGTTATCGGTTGGCCCTCACGTTTGAAGCCGAAGGGCAGTCTGCGGCAGCCGTCGACCAATACCGCACCACAGTGCGTTTGATTGAAGCCAATCAGTCTCCTGCGTGGATGCCTCTGCTTCGCATTTCAATCGAACACTTGGTGAACAATTTGAGACGCTCAGGTGATTATGCTGCAGCCGAAGATGTACTGCTGGGCGGGTTAAATGAGTCACCCGAATTACGTGATACTTTTCTGCTTCAGCTTGGATATCACTATTCAATGGCGGGGCGGACTTCTGAGGCGGTTGATTTTTTCGAGCAAGCTGGCCAGGCCAATCCTGAGATGCGGAAGCGGGCGGAAGCTGAAATCTCGAAAATGAATCATCAGGCGGCAGGTTGTTTGTTGAGAGCTGTGCCCGCCGCCTCTCGCTGATCCAGCACCGCTCTCTCTTTTCCCTCGATCGCTGCCGACTCGGCTGAATCGCAGCGCGTCATTCGCCGCTTCAGTCATTTGCTGTGAAGCCGGCCGGCATGCCTACGAACGGGTTGCTGCGGATTTCCTCGCCGATGGTGGTCGGACCACCATGGCCAGGTAGCACGATGGTATCCGGCGGTAGTGTGAACAATTTTTGCTGAATTGCAGCTGTCAGTTGTTGCAGACTGCCATCTGGAAAGTCGGTTCTTCCAATTGACCCTTGGAAAAGCACGTCGCCGCCGATGACAACGAAGGGCGTGGATTGACGACAGAGAAAAACGACGTGACCACAGGAATGTCCTGGCGCGTCAATCACCTCCAGTTGAATTCCACCAAATTCAAGTTGATCGCCTTCATTCACCTCGAGATCGGCAGCTGGACTGATGAGCTCCAGGCCAAACGGTGCGGACAGGTTTAATTGAGGGTCGCTCAGCTTGGGTGCATCGCCGCTGCCAATGATAAGCGGGCAGTCTGAGTAGGTTTGTTTGCAAAATTCGTTACCGGCGATGTGGTCGCTGTGTCCGTGCGTATTGAGGATGACGACGGGACGAAGATCTTTTTCCTTGATTGCTTGATCGATCTTCATTGGCTCCAGCCCGGGATCCACAATCAGGCACTCTTGCTTGCCAGGTAGGTGAATCAGGTAAGTATTTTCCTCGAAAGGTTGAGAAACCACACATTCACAAATCAAAGATGATTGGGCCACGAGTTGGTCTCCCGTGAGACGATGGTAATGGGTAGAATGGGTAAAAGTTGTCGGTTGTTGTGTCCCCGGTCGCAACGGTTGGAGAGTTCTAGCCGATGTCGGGACGCATTTTAATCGGCCGGGTCGGGAATGGCGATACATAGCAGGAGGCTCGGTTATCGCTGCGGCCCCCCCGAGCGGTTTTGCCAGACAGGATCATTGAAGAGTTTGTCTCGCGATCTTTCACTTAAGCGAAGTCACCATCACGCGGTAATGTGCCGGACGTGACGAAAAAGGAGTTTCACGCATGGTCAACCGTCGGGTTTCAGTCAATATGACCACTCATCATCATCCGTTTTGGGCCACCGTTATGATCGCAGGTTGCTCGTTGTTGATGCTCCCCTCTGTCGAGGCTCAGCAAACGCGGGACCGCTTGCACGAACCTGTTTTCCGCATTTCACGAGCCGCGAAAAACGTCACGACAGCTCGGGATGCTGCACCTGGCGCCGCCGCCAAAGTGAATAAGCCGCATCCACTTGATCCGGGACTCGATTTGGCGCGGAATTCGTTGGAGCACATCGAGCGAAATATTCAGGATTACACCTGTACGCTGGTTAAACGTGAACGCGTGAACGGCAGTCTTTTAGAACATGAGTTCATGAGCTGCAAAGTTCGGCATGCTGGGATTGTCAACGGTAAAAAAGTGCCCTTCAGTGTGTACCTGAACTTCCTTCGACCTGAATCGATGAAGGGCCGCGAAGTGATCTATATGGCTGGGACGAACGATGGAAAATTCACCGTTCATGAAGGGGGATTCAAAGGCCGCTTCTTGCCAACCGTATCCCTACTGCCCACCAGTACATTGGCGATGCGTAATCAACGCTACCCGATGACTGAAATCGGAATCAAGACGATGACCAAGCGTCTTATCGAAAAAGGCACCCGAGATCGCAAGCTGGGGTTATGTAAGGTTCGAATGATTAACGGTGCGAAAGTGAAAGATCGTGTTTGCACCATGTTGGAAGTAAGACACGACGATCGTCGGCCGCAGTTCGATTTCCATCTGGCACGTGTCTTCCTGGACAGCGAACTGAATCTTCCGATTCGCTACGAGGCCTACGACTGGCCGACAAGTCCCGGTACTGCACCGCAGTTGATCGAAGAATACACCTACATGAATCTGAAAGTGAATGTGGGGTTGCGTGACGCTGATTTTGACTCCAAAAACCCAAAGTATAACTTCTAAGACTGGGGCTTCAGGCTGTCGCTAACCGCAGGCACGAGTTCTGCATGCGGTTAGCATTCGCAGCGAAATCCTGCCCTGAGCCCGTTGCTTGTTCGCTTGGTTGAAGTCTTGTGCATATCCACTTTGATTCTTATCCATGCATGGCTGAGCGGAAATGATTTTCTTCGCGTTTTCTACGCGCGTCGACTGTGTTCTCAGGAAAAGGAAATCCGTACAGCCGTGCGCTATCGCCAATGAGCCTCGTGCGCCGGGCCATTTGGCCCTTCATTCATGGGACTCTTGGTTGGCTAATCGCGACGATCTTTGGACTCGATATGAATAGTCCAGGTGAGGTGCACGTCGTCGTATTTGGAATGAATGTAGCCGGCTTGATAGATTTCTTGATTTACTCTCCATCAGCTTTGATGATCACTGTTTCGACTGGTGGTGTTGGCTTAATCATCGAAAAGCATTGCTGCACTTCAAAAATAAAAACGAAAGATCATAGCCACGGGGTGGGCCTGCTGTCTTGGCTTTGTGCAGGGCCATTACCGGCCTCGTCGTTACGCCTTCGCGGAGTGCTCTGTGCGTCTGTTTTGTCGTAGCCAGTAGGCAAGCAGGCCTGAAATCACGAGTAGTACGGCGATTCCAAACGCCTGATGGACCGGTTCGCTTAGATAATGGAGTGGGTTTGATGCTTCCGTCCGACCGTGTCCTGGGTGACCCCAGCTGTTGGCCTGAATGTGCAAGAGTATCGCAGCTGCCATGATGCTGGTTCGCCGCAAAGTTGTTTGGTTCTTGATTTCGATTCTCCTTGATCCCGCGGATAAGCTTGACGTTTCCACTCGAGGTTTGACGGTCAGCCCGATTGTACGAAAGTTTTCCTGCTACGGAAGCTCGTGTCGAAGCAGCTGCTGTAGAAATCGTTGGCTTTGGGCTCCGATACCGATGGCCGTACTCTCACGGGGGCCGGCGACATTGAGGCAACTGATCTTATTTTGCAGCAGCCATTGGTGGATTTGGTCGAAGTCTGATCGGGTCGAAAGGTCAATGATTTTCAGTGGCCGTTGGTGTTTCATCGCCATGCGTTGGGTCAGGGCCGTACCCCCTGACAGTTGATCGCGGTAAAGAATGAGTGTTCCGTCCGAGTCGATCACATTTTTCTCGGTTCTAACCGAATATTTGGCAGACTGAGTTTCTCGTAAGAAAAACTGTTTCGGAATGGTGCCCGCTTCACAAATCCGTCCCCGGGGGCACCAGCCGCCGTGTTCGATCCGCAGCTCGATCGCGACCTGCAAGGCGGCTTGATCGACGCCGGTTTGGCCGCCAGATACGATGCGGCAGACCTTAGTGGCTTGCTGTGCGGTGTTGCGTTTGGCTTCCATGCTGCCAGCATAGCAAACAGGAACTCGGGCCGTTGACCGACGGAATGGGATCGGCCGATTTAGATGGTGTTGGTGGGGTTCCGCGGTTCTTAGCGGCGAAGCGTGCCTGAATCACTACTGTCTAAGGAGACCGGAGGGGTGAGAAAGGCGGTATCCTCGTGGTCACTCTCCAGGGTAGTGTGCGTTGTGACTTCATCCGCTTGGTTGCGATGTTTGTCCATCCAGTCGTCATTGGGACGCACGATCGTCGGGAGAGGCTCGTCCGCCACATGAAACGAGACGGGTGGCGAAATTTCGTCATCCGAGGCAAGTGAGTTTCTTCCTTCGAAGAAACGCATAACGAAAAGGGCTGTGCTGATGAATACACTGGCGACCAGAATAGTGCGTACGGCTTGATTGTTGAGCATGGAATGGCCTCCTCCGTGAGGCTTATTACTTTAAATCATGTCCGACGTGCAACCCGTAGTTTCGCGCTGCGACTGCGAGAGTTATGAGCCACCTCCGTTTCCGTCGGGCGGATCGGTTTTCGTGTGACTACATCCAGTCGCGAATCATTTCGGAATGATTGTTTTACGCGTCGGTCTTCAAGCGAATGAAAGCTAATGATTGCTAGTAAGCCGCCTGGTAGCAGGCAGTCTGGTAGCACTTTCAAGGCAGCATCTAACTCC contains these protein-coding regions:
- a CDS encoding MBL fold metallo-hydrolase, with the translated sequence MAQSSLICECVVSQPFEENTYLIHLPGKQECLIVDPGLEPMKIDQAIKEKDLRPVVILNTHGHSDHIAGNEFCKQTYSDCPLIIGSGDAPKLSDPQLNLSAPFGLELISPAADLEVNEGDQLEFGGIQLEVIDAPGHSCGHVVFLCRQSTPFVVIGGDVLFQGSIGRTDFPDGSLQQLTAAIQQKLFTLPPDTIVLPGHGGPTTIGEEIRSNPFVGMPAGFTAND
- a CDS encoding putative molybdenum carrier protein; the protein is MEAKRNTAQQATKVCRIVSGGQTGVDQAALQVAIELRIEHGGWCPRGRICEAGTIPKQFFLRETQSAKYSVRTEKNVIDSDGTLILYRDQLSGGTALTQRMAMKHQRPLKIIDLSTRSDFDQIHQWLLQNKISCLNVAGPRESTAIGIGAQSQRFLQQLLRHELP
- a CDS encoding DUF1571 domain-containing protein → MVNRRVSVNMTTHHHPFWATVMIAGCSLLMLPSVEAQQTRDRLHEPVFRISRAAKNVTTARDAAPGAAAKVNKPHPLDPGLDLARNSLEHIERNIQDYTCTLVKRERVNGSLLEHEFMSCKVRHAGIVNGKKVPFSVYLNFLRPESMKGREVIYMAGTNDGKFTVHEGGFKGRFLPTVSLLPTSTLAMRNQRYPMTEIGIKTMTKRLIEKGTRDRKLGLCKVRMINGAKVKDRVCTMLEVRHDDRRPQFDFHLARVFLDSELNLPIRYEAYDWPTSPGTAPQLIEEYTYMNLKVNVGLRDADFDSKNPKYNF